From the Haladaptatus sp. DJG-WS-42 genome, the window GACGGTGACGACCTGTTAGAAGCCCCGCTCACGGAACGCCACGCTCGGCTCACAGACCTACTCGACGTGGGCGTTTCAGAACTGCACGTCACGGGCGACGCAGACGAAATTGCGGCTATCGAAGCCGACGCGCTCGAAGACGGCCACGAGGGTATCATGCTCAAGAATCCCGATTCGACGTACTCACCGGGTCGCCGCGGGAAAAACTGGCTCAAGCGAAAGCCAGCCGTGGAAACGCTCGACCTCGTCGTGACCGGCGCGGAGTGGGGCGAGGGCCGCCGGGCGAAGTTCCTCGGGACGTTCCTCCTCTCTGCGCGAACCGACTCGGGATACGAAACAATCGGCAAGGTGGCGACGGGCATCACCGACGAGCAACTCGCAGAACTCACGACCCTGCTCGAACCGCACATCGAACAGCAGTCGGGACAAACGGTCGAGATACACCCAGAAGTCGTGTTCGAAGTCGGCTACGAAGAGATTCAGACCTCGCCCACCTACTCCTCCGGCTACGCGCTCAGATTTCCGCGATTCCTTTCAGTGCGAGCGGACAAGACGGTCGATGACGCCGATTCGCTGGAGCGCGTCGAACGCCTCGCCCAAAATCAGTAAGCCACCTTCTTTGCCGTCGATTTCAAACCTGTGAGTATGACCTTCAGACACGACGGTCTGCTCGTCGATTGGCTCGGCTACGCGACCGTCCGCCTCGAATCCCAAGATGGGACGGTCGTCTACTTCGACCCCGGACGCTACGGCGTCTTAAACGACTACACCGCCCGAGACGGTGACGTGGTCTGCGTGACCCACGCCCACCACTACGACTCGGACGGCATCGAGCGCGTGGCGAAAGACGACGCGACGGTCGTCATCTTCGAGAACATCAACCACCGCTTCATCGACCGTGACGTGATGGACGTAAATCGCCTCCCCTATGAGGTGCGGAAGGTGGACGACGAGTCGGATATTGCCGTGGATGACGTTATCATCCGCTCGTTCGCGGCGTACAACGATCCCGACGGGCCACACCTCCGTGAAAACGGCGAGCCGTACCACAAAGAAGGGATGGGCGTTGGCTATCTCGTCACCCTTGATGGCATCAACGTGTTCTGGCCCGGCGACACGGACGTGCTCGACGGCCACGAGCGCCTCGACGTGTCGCTGTTCATGCCGCCGATTGGCGGGAGTTTCACGATGGACCGCCACGAGGCCGCAAACCTCGCAGAAGCCCTCGACCCCGACCTCGTCTGCCCGATTCACTACAACACCTTCGAGGCAATCGAAGCCGACAGCACGGCGTTCGCTGGAGACGTGGCTTCGCGGAGCGTTCCCGTGGTGCTCGATGAGCACTGAGGCGAGAAGGGCTAACTCGGTCGCCTGCGACACTATCGCATGGACACCACCAAGCAAGTGTACGAATCTGCGGCGTCAGGCTGGCAACGCGGCCTGTACGCGGACATCAAACACACCTTTCGCGCACCGCTCGTCAACTGGATTTTTCGGACGACGATGGCGAACGAACCCGCGTTTCTGCGGTACGCGTGGGGACAGGTCAAACCCGTCTTCGAAACCGAAGCGTTCGCCACATTCTCGGTGCGCTATCGTGACACCATCCTCGCGGAACTCGAAACTGGGCACGAACTCCCCGGGTACGAACCCGCAGATGTGGGTCTTACCCCCGCTGAATTCCGCGAACTGAACGGACAACTCACCACCTTCGACATCGTCTCGCCGCGACTCGCCGTCCTCTTTTCGCTCGTAGACCGTGGCCTGAACGGGGGCGACGTGGGAACAACTCCCGACACCAGCGAGGCCGCGTGTACGCCGTTTTCTGACTCTCTCGACCGAAATCGGGGGCTCGCACCAACAATGCTCCCACAAGGACACGTCCCCGACGAGGCCCAACAGGCACTCGACGGCCTGACCCAGTTCCACGGGTTCGGCGAGAGTCTTCCCAGTATCTACCGCTGTCTCGGGCAATGGCCGTCGTATCTGGATACGGCGTGGCGCGACCTCAAGCCGATTCTCGAAAGCGACGCCTTCGAACAGGCGGTGGCCGAGAGTGAATCGCTGAAAGGCGCGTTTGTCGAAGCCGTCGCCTTCAGGCCACAACTCGACCCGAGGACGCTCCGCGCGGTTGGGTTCTCGGAAACGACGATAGCGGCTGTCCAAGACCTCTTTTCGTCGTTCAACGGCGGCGCGGTCAGGACGGTCATCCCGGCGTTGCCACTCTTTGCGAAAACGGTAGGCGCAGAAGGGAAAAGAAGCCGTTAGATGATGTCCATCGCAGAGAGGCGTTCTGGCAGGTAGGTGTCGGTCACGAAGTCAAGCCCGCGCGAGGCGAGTGCCTGCTGTTCTGCCTTCTTGTCGATGTCGAGTTGGAGTTCGATCTGTTCGGTCCAGTAGTCGGATTGGAAGCGCGGGTCTTCGAGTTCGCTTTCGAGCGCGTTGCGGTCTGAGTCGCTGAGCGGGTCGGTCGGCAGGTCGTACTTCACGATGTCTTCTGGCTGGATGCCAACGAACTTCGCGTCGGGCGTGGCCAGATATTTCGACAGGTGGGCGCTCTTAATCGAGCCGTACGCAACGGAGCCGAAGATGCGGTACGACCACGGGTCGCCGTCTGTGAACACCACGACGGGCAGGTCGAGTTCGTTGTGCAGGCGCTTGGTGATGCGTCGGGTTGCCCGCGCGGGCTGTCCCTTCAGGTGGACGACGATGACGTTGTACTCCTCATCGAAGCCGTTTTCGACCAGTCGGTCGCGCATCCCACCGGTCTCCACACAGAGGATGAAGTCAGCGTCGTGGTCTAAGAACTCGATGGTGTCCGGATTGTTCGGGATCTGGTAGCCGCCTTCCCCGACGTCCTTCTGACAGTGGATGTCGCGTTCGCCACGGCGAGTCTGTTCGCGGAGGAACAGCGGCCCCATGAGCGTCGCTCCGGATTCTTCCGGGCGCATGTGCAGGTCTTCGCGGGTGACGTTCGAGACGATTTCTAAGTCTTCGATGAGTTGGTTCGACTCGTCCTGACTGGAGAACTGCGCTTCTTCCTCGTTCCACGATTCAGAGAGGTAGTACAACTCACGAAGGGTAGACGAGCGGTCTTCGTCCAGTTGTGTTGCGAGGAAGTCGATGGTGTAGACGGCTTTGAGCAGCTTTCGCGCCCCGCGGACGCTGTTCGCGCTCCGGGTGCTCTTTCGGTCGCCGTACACCCAGACGCCGAGCTCTTCGTCGTAGACGATGTTGCTCTTCGTCCGCGTGGGAATCTGCATCTTCGGGATGTCGCCCCCGGCGAACTGGTCGTAGAACGATGCGGCGAGGTCGATGAGTTGCTCGCGGGCAACGTCGTCGTTTTTACTTGGACTCATGCGTTTACTGTCAGGCGTTCATTCTCGACCCCGCTCACGCTGAGGTCGAACGATGCGTCGTCGTCTGCCACCGTGTATTTGAGTACGGCGTCATCTCCCGCGCTCACCTCGGCGGTCCACTTGATGAACCACTCGCCGTCCATTTCGACAACTGTTGCGCCTTTCGAGACGCTCTGTGGCTCTGCGGTGACGATATCGGTGAGTTCGAGGCTCGCATTCACGTTCGAGTGATTTTCGACCACTACTTCGACCGTGCCGTCCTCCACGTTTCGCTCGACGAGGACGTTGTTCATGATGCGCGCCATCGAGTCGTCGATGACCAGCGGCGGGCGTTTGGTGACCTCGGAGAGTTTCGTCGCCATCTTCGGGAGGATGGAGGCGAGGACGTCCTGTTTGCGCTGGCGCTTCTGGAGCGACCGGCGCTTTTTCAGGTAGGATTTGAGTTCGCGGGCCGCTTCGCGGATGGCGAGTTCGATTTCGTCGTGAATCGCCGGGACGTTTGCGAGGGCGTCTTTCGACTCGCTCGTGAACGGGACGTTGGTCGACGCGACGTGTACCATGATGACCGCGGGCCCTTTCGGCAGGCCGCTGCCGCCAGGTTGGTCTAAGCCGTAGTTGCGCCAGCCAATGGATTTCGTGACTTCCGTAATCGTACACGCCCCCTGCTGGTAGACCAGCGGTACGCGATTGGCGAAGCGAAGCAGTTCAACGGTTCCCTCCGCGGGAAGGTCGCCGCCGTAGGCGATACCGGCTTCCACGATGAACGGGTCGCCGCCGTGGACGTCTGCGTCGCGGGTCGCGGCGGAGTAGAAGTCCGCGTCGAACTCCTTTTTCAGCCCGGCGAGGAGCAGGTCGTCCGTAATCGGTGAGAGACACGTCGTGGGCGGCGCCATGATGTCGGCTTCGCGCATCCCTTCGAGCAGTTCGCTCGCCGTGTCTCGGCTTCCGGCAACTTCCTTGACGTTCGGGAGGTCGTCAGAAACCGTCTTCATGATACGCCAAAGCGCGTCTACGATGTTGTTTCGCGCCGTCTCCCCGACGGTCGCGTCTTCGCGCTTTTGGGTCTGCTCTGCGGCGCGGTCCACGAACGACCGGAGGGTTTTGAGTGTCGCGCGGTCGCGTTCGTTCTCACCACCAAATTTAGCCGCGATACGTTCTGCGAGGCTGTAGACGACGGCGTCGTCTTTGCGGCTGGTCGTCGCCTCGTCTACGAGCGAGTAGATGTCAGAAACACGGTTTGCAGCGATAACTTCCCACGCCGCCGCAACTGCGTTTTTGCGCACGGTTTTGCCGAACGTTGGGTCGAACGCATCTTCCGTCTCGTCTGCAACGTCTGCGACGACACGTTCGAGGTTGGTGTAGGAGACGCGCTCCATTACGGAAATACGGGAGGCGACCGTCTCTGCGAACGACTCTGTGGGTTTCTCGCCTTTGTTGACGACAGCCGCTTCGATGGCTCCGACGAGTGTCGTGACCTCGGGGTCGTCTTCAGAGCCGAGATTGACCTCCTCGGTCGCACCCGGCGGCATCCACGCCATCTCGCGGCCGAAGTGGCGGTCGCGGAAACCTTCTAAGATGCTTTCGGCCGTTTTCTTCCCGACGCGGGTGAACTCCTCTTGGAGGAAGCCGGAGACGGAGTGCGACGCCGTCCCATCAAGCATCTTGAGCAGTGTGCCGAGTTCAACGCCGTGTGGGTGCGGTCGAATCTCCTCAGTTTCTGCGGGCAGTTGGTCGGTCGCGCGTTCGAACTTGAACGTCTCCTCTGGCTCGCGCATCTCGATGCGAGCGTGGGGATTCACAACTGCGGTGTGCTTGATATAGCTGTGGAGGTTTGCGCGAGCGCGCATGTTCGCTTCCATCTCCAGCTCGATGCGCGTGCCGTGTGGGCGGTCCCACGTGGTTTCGCGCTCGGTCTGAATCTCCGGTTCGTTCGTGTCGGTGTCGATGATGAGTTCGAAGTATTTGGCCTCGGCACTCCCTTTCGTCCGACTCGTGATTTTCGCGGGTTTCCCGGAGGTGAGTTGTGAGTAGAGGACGGCCGCAGAGATACCGATACCCTGCTGGCCACGGGACTGTTCGCGCTTGTGGAAGCGCGACCCGTAGAGCAGTTTCCCGAACACCTTCGGGATTTGCTCGGCGGTGATGCCGGGGCCGTTGTCCTCGATGATGAGACGATAGTAGTCTCCCACCTCGGCGATTTCTACGTAGATGTCGGGGAGGACTCCGGCCTCCTCGGTGGCGTCGAGGGCGTTGTCGACAGCCTCCTTGACAGCAGTGACCAGACCGCGGGCACCGCTGTCGAATCCGAGCATATGCTTGTTCTTCTCGAAGAACTCGGCGATGGAGATCTCGCGCTGGCTTTGGGCCAGCTCTTCTGCGATCCCCTCGCCCTCGCCGAGTGTCGATTGGAACGAGGTCATTGAATGGTAGTTTATCGTGGGGGCATTAAAACGCCCGCGGTAGTAGAGTGAAAGTGAATATGGTGTCTGCGATTCTGAACGTTCAGGCTGGCAGGTTCACGCGCTGGATTACACGCCACGATACGAGGACGTGTGCACGCGCGGCTATCGGCGTTAATTCCGTGACAAATTGTGAGTGAAATCGAATGACGAAACTTACTTTCGCGCCCGCGCGTGCGAGGGGTTTATGACCCTTGCAACCTAAGCGAGAAACAGATTCTAATGTCCGATGAAGGCGAGTACGGAGCCGGCCAAATTCAAGTCCTCGAAGGGCTCGAAGCCGTTCAAAAACGGCCGGCAATGTACATCGGTTCGACAGATGCACGTGGGTTACACCACCTGGTCTACGAAGTCGTGGATAACTCCATCGACGAGGCGTTGGCTGGGTACTGTGACACCATCGAAGTCACCATCCACGAAGACAACTCCGTGAGTGTCTCTGACGACGGTCGTGGGATTCCGGTCGACACGCACGCAGAGTACGACCGCCCGGCGCTCGAAGTCATCATGACGGTGCTCCACGCGGGTGGGAAGTTCGACAACAAATCCTACCAAGTGTCCGGTGGCCTCCACGGCGTCGGTGTGAGCGTCGTCAACGCGCTCTCACAAGTCCTCGAAGTCGAGGTCAAGCGTGACGGTGCGGTCTGGAGCCAGCGCTACGAGCGCGGCCACCCCGTAGAAAACCTCGAAAAAGTCCGCGACATGGATGCAGACGAGGAAACCGGGACGACCATTCAGTTCTGGCCGGACATGGAGATCTTCGAGACGGGCGTGTACAACTACTCGACGCTCGAAAACCGGCTTCGAGAACTCGCATTCTTGAACTCCGGAGTCGAAATCTCGCTCGTAGACGAGCGCGAAGACGGCCGCTCTGAGACGTTCATGTTCGAAGGCGGCATCCGCGAGTTCGTCGAGTTCTTAAACGAAACGAAAACCAACCTCCACAACGACGTCATCTACTATGCGGACGAACAGGACGGCATTCACGTCGAAATCGCCGTCCAAGGCACGGAGGAACTCCAAGAGTCCATCCACGCGTTCGCAAACAACATCAACACGCGCGAGGGCGGGACTCATCTGACCGGGTTCAAAACGGCGCTCACGCGTGTCGTCAACGACTATGCGACGAAAAACAACCTCATCTCCGATCTCGACAACAACCTGAAAGGCAGTGACATCCGCGAGGGTATCACCGCCGTCATCAGCGTCAAACACCCCGACCCGCAGTTCGAGGGGCAGACGAAGACGAAACTCGGCAACAGCGAGGTTCGCGGGATTGTCGAAAGCATCACGCACACGCAACTCTCGACGTTCTTCGAGGAGAACCCGGACACGGCACAGGCAATCGTGATGAAGGCCGTCGAAGCCGCGAAAGCCCGGATGGCCGCGAAAAAGGCAGAAGAACTCACCCGCCGCAAGAACGCGCTTGGCTCCGGGTCGCTCCCCGGCAAACTCGCCGACTGCCAGTCGCGTGACCCGAAGGACTCTGAGCTGTTCGTCGTGGAGGGCGACTCTGCGGGGGGCTCTGCGAAACAGGGTCGCAACCCCGAGTTCCAAGCCATCCTCCCGCTCCGTGGGAAGATTATCAACGTCGAGAAACACCGCTTAGACCGCATCCTCGAAAACAACGAGATTCGTGCGCTGATTACCGCCATCGGGACGGGCATTGGCGACGAGTTCGACATCGAGGACGCGCGCTACGAAAAAATCGTCATGATGACGGACGCTGACGTGGACGGCGCGCACATTCGGACGCTCTTGCTTACCTTCCTCTACCGGCACATGCGGCCGCTGCTCGAAGCGGGCTACGTCTACGCCGCCCAGCCGCCACTCTACCGCATCCGCTACAAGGGCGAGACGTACGACGTGATGACTGAAGCAGAGCGGGAGAAAGTTGTCGAAGAAAAATGCAACGGGAAAGCCGAGAACGTCCAACGGTTCAAGGGCCTCGGCGAAATGAACCCCGAACAGCTCTGGGAGACGACGATGAACCCGGAAAACCGCATTTTAAAACGCATCACTATCGAAGACGGCGCCGCCGCAGACCGGATGTTCTCCGTGCTGATGGGTGACGCCGTTGGCCCGCGCAAGAAGTTCATCCAAGACCACGCGAAGAACGCGGAATGGGTTGATATCTAAATGAGTTCTGACGTACCTGCTGACGAGCCTGCAGAGATTCACTCGACCGTCCTCATAGAGGACGAAATGGAACAGTCCTACATCGACTACGCGATGAGCGTCATCGTCGGTCGTGCCCTTCCTGCCGTCGAAGACGGCCTGAAACCCGTCCACCGACGGATTCTGTACGCGATGCACGAGATGGGGCTGTCGAGTGGCTCTAGCCACCGAAAAGCCTCGTCCATCGTTGGCCAAACGATGGGTAACTACCACCCACACGGCGACAGCGCAATCTATGACGCGCTCGCCCGGATGGCACAGGACTTCTCGCTTCGCTATCCACTCATCGACGGGCAGGGGAACTTCGGGTCGATAGACGGCGACCCACCGGCCGCCATGCGGTATACGGAAGCGCGGATGAGTTCTATCGCAGAGGAACTCCTTTCTGACATCGAGAAGGACACGGTTGACTTCTCGGGCAACTACGACGACCGCCTGCAAGAGCCAGATGTCCTTCCATCGGCCATTCCAAACCTCCTGCTCAACGGGTCGTCCGGGATTGCTGTGGGAATGTCCACGAACATTCCGCCGCACAATCTGGGCGAAGTCATCGACGCAACCGTCGAGCTCATCGAGAACCCCGAGGCAGACGTCCAAGACCTGATGGAGTACGTCGAAGGGCCGGACTTCCCGACCGGAGCCAACATCGTTGGCCGCCAAGGCATCTACAACGCCTACACGACCGGCCGGGGTCGCCTGCGGGTTCGCGCCGAGTTCGAGGTCGAGGAGAACGAGAAGGACCGCGACCGCATCATCATCACGGAGATTCCGTATCAGGAGAACAAGTCGCGACTCATCGAGCGGATTGCGGACAACGTAAACGACGGCACGATAGACGGCATTTCGGACCTTCGGGACGAATCCGACCGCGAAGGGATTCGCGTCGTCATCGAACTCAAGCACAACGCGAACACGGACATCGTTCGCAACCAACTGCTCGAACACCACCTTGAGTCCACCTTCGGCGTCATCAACCTCGCGCTGGTCGATGGCCAGCCGCGCATCCTGACGCTAAAGGAGATGCTCGTCCACTACTTAGAACACCGCAAAGACGTCGTCCGGCGGCGTTCTGAGTACGAACTGAACGAGGCAGAAGAGCGCGCCCACATCTTGGAAGGGCGCCTGATTGCCTTAGAGAACGTTGAGGAAGTCGTCGAGACAATCCGCAACTCAGAAGACCGCGACGCGGCGAAGACCGGGCTGCAAGAGAACTTCGAACTCTCCGAAAAGCAATCTGAACACATCGTTCGGATGCAACTCGGGAGCCTCACGTCGCTCGAAGCCCAGGAAATCGAGACGGAGTACGACGACGTACTCG encodes:
- a CDS encoding MBL fold metallo-hydrolase, coding for MTFRHDGLLVDWLGYATVRLESQDGTVVYFDPGRYGVLNDYTARDGDVVCVTHAHHYDSDGIERVAKDDATVVIFENINHRFIDRDVMDVNRLPYEVRKVDDESDIAVDDVIIRSFAAYNDPDGPHLRENGEPYHKEGMGVGYLVTLDGINVFWPGDTDVLDGHERLDVSLFMPPIGGSFTMDRHEAANLAEALDPDLVCPIHYNTFEAIEADSTAFAGDVASRSVPVVLDEH
- a CDS encoding halocarboxylic acid dehydrogenase DehI family protein, whose product is MDTTKQVYESAASGWQRGLYADIKHTFRAPLVNWIFRTTMANEPAFLRYAWGQVKPVFETEAFATFSVRYRDTILAELETGHELPGYEPADVGLTPAEFRELNGQLTTFDIVSPRLAVLFSLVDRGLNGGDVGTTPDTSEAACTPFSDSLDRNRGLAPTMLPQGHVPDEAQQALDGLTQFHGFGESLPSIYRCLGQWPSYLDTAWRDLKPILESDAFEQAVAESESLKGAFVEAVAFRPQLDPRTLRAVGFSETTIAAVQDLFSSFNGGAVRTVIPALPLFAKTVGAEGKRSR
- a CDS encoding DNA topoisomerase IV subunit A — encoded protein: MSPSKNDDVAREQLIDLAASFYDQFAGGDIPKMQIPTRTKSNIVYDEELGVWVYGDRKSTRSANSVRGARKLLKAVYTIDFLATQLDEDRSSTLRELYYLSESWNEEEAQFSSQDESNQLIEDLEIVSNVTREDLHMRPEESGATLMGPLFLREQTRRGERDIHCQKDVGEGGYQIPNNPDTIEFLDHDADFILCVETGGMRDRLVENGFDEEYNVIVVHLKGQPARATRRITKRLHNELDLPVVVFTDGDPWSYRIFGSVAYGSIKSAHLSKYLATPDAKFVGIQPEDIVKYDLPTDPLSDSDRNALESELEDPRFQSDYWTEQIELQLDIDKKAEQQALASRGLDFVTDTYLPERLSAMDII
- a CDS encoding DNA topoisomerase VI subunit B, which encodes MTSFQSTLGEGEGIAEELAQSQREISIAEFFEKNKHMLGFDSGARGLVTAVKEAVDNALDATEEAGVLPDIYVEIAEVGDYYRLIIEDNGPGITAEQIPKVFGKLLYGSRFHKREQSRGQQGIGISAAVLYSQLTSGKPAKITSRTKGSAEAKYFELIIDTDTNEPEIQTERETTWDRPHGTRIELEMEANMRARANLHSYIKHTAVVNPHARIEMREPEETFKFERATDQLPAETEEIRPHPHGVELGTLLKMLDGTASHSVSGFLQEEFTRVGKKTAESILEGFRDRHFGREMAWMPPGATEEVNLGSEDDPEVTTLVGAIEAAVVNKGEKPTESFAETVASRISVMERVSYTNLERVVADVADETEDAFDPTFGKTVRKNAVAAAWEVIAANRVSDIYSLVDEATTSRKDDAVVYSLAERIAAKFGGENERDRATLKTLRSFVDRAAEQTQKREDATVGETARNNIVDALWRIMKTVSDDLPNVKEVAGSRDTASELLEGMREADIMAPPTTCLSPITDDLLLAGLKKEFDADFYSAATRDADVHGGDPFIVEAGIAYGGDLPAEGTVELLRFANRVPLVYQQGACTITEVTKSIGWRNYGLDQPGGSGLPKGPAVIMVHVASTNVPFTSESKDALANVPAIHDEIELAIREAARELKSYLKKRRSLQKRQRKQDVLASILPKMATKLSEVTKRPPLVIDDSMARIMNNVLVERNVEDGTVEVVVENHSNVNASLELTDIVTAEPQSVSKGATVVEMDGEWFIKWTAEVSAGDDAVLKYTVADDDASFDLSVSGVENERLTVNA
- the gyrB gene encoding DNA topoisomerase (ATP-hydrolyzing) subunit B, with product MSDEGEYGAGQIQVLEGLEAVQKRPAMYIGSTDARGLHHLVYEVVDNSIDEALAGYCDTIEVTIHEDNSVSVSDDGRGIPVDTHAEYDRPALEVIMTVLHAGGKFDNKSYQVSGGLHGVGVSVVNALSQVLEVEVKRDGAVWSQRYERGHPVENLEKVRDMDADEETGTTIQFWPDMEIFETGVYNYSTLENRLRELAFLNSGVEISLVDEREDGRSETFMFEGGIREFVEFLNETKTNLHNDVIYYADEQDGIHVEIAVQGTEELQESIHAFANNINTREGGTHLTGFKTALTRVVNDYATKNNLISDLDNNLKGSDIREGITAVISVKHPDPQFEGQTKTKLGNSEVRGIVESITHTQLSTFFEENPDTAQAIVMKAVEAAKARMAAKKAEELTRRKNALGSGSLPGKLADCQSRDPKDSELFVVEGDSAGGSAKQGRNPEFQAILPLRGKIINVEKHRLDRILENNEIRALITAIGTGIGDEFDIEDARYEKIVMMTDADVDGAHIRTLLLTFLYRHMRPLLEAGYVYAAQPPLYRIRYKGETYDVMTEAEREKVVEEKCNGKAENVQRFKGLGEMNPEQLWETTMNPENRILKRITIEDGAAADRMFSVLMGDAVGPRKKFIQDHAKNAEWVDI
- the gyrA gene encoding DNA gyrase subunit A — protein: MSSDVPADEPAEIHSTVLIEDEMEQSYIDYAMSVIVGRALPAVEDGLKPVHRRILYAMHEMGLSSGSSHRKASSIVGQTMGNYHPHGDSAIYDALARMAQDFSLRYPLIDGQGNFGSIDGDPPAAMRYTEARMSSIAEELLSDIEKDTVDFSGNYDDRLQEPDVLPSAIPNLLLNGSSGIAVGMSTNIPPHNLGEVIDATVELIENPEADVQDLMEYVEGPDFPTGANIVGRQGIYNAYTTGRGRLRVRAEFEVEENEKDRDRIIITEIPYQENKSRLIERIADNVNDGTIDGISDLRDESDREGIRVVIELKHNANTDIVRNQLLEHHLESTFGVINLALVDGQPRILTLKEMLVHYLEHRKDVVRRRSEYELNEAEERAHILEGRLIALENVEEVVETIRNSEDRDAAKTGLQENFELSEKQSEHIVRMQLGSLTSLEAQEIETEYDDVLETIERLETILGDEDELLAVIRGELLAIKDEYDDDRRTSIVEDYGTVTHEDLIPQEDVLVVITEDDYVKRMPVNRFDAQGRGGKGIIGTNLKEGDRVSKVFMANTHDYLLAFTNQGQVYQLKTYEIPEVGRTARGKSAVNLLKLDKGEEITAVVNTDDFSEEEYLTFATKHGYVKRTGADNFTNILSTGIRAIRLEDGDELVDVEITDGKADLLIATAGGMSIRFEETDARAMGRTARGVNGIKLSGDDTVAGLIAADESADLLTVTENGYGKRTPISKYRTQSRYGKGLIDIKTNERNGEVTAIKAVSDDDDVVVMSDDGQIMRTHVADISEVGRNTMGVIVMRLSDGDKVASVDVIPPLDARDGAKDDEEDEDAEEVEADE